TTATTTGACATTTCAGAAATTCATCGGTTTGTGGCAAGAAATGGCCATATCCGCTCACCCGTCAGCCAGGCCTTCAACATACCCAATATCAACGAAAGGCTGGCCGGAAGGGCATGCGCCTGTAATGACCCAAACAAAAAGGTGAAACCCCTTACGGGATTCCACCTTCATGTTTCGTACATCGCGCTCAATTAGCTACGTGAAGCCCACTGGGCTTGGTTGCAGGAATCCCACTCACCAAGCAAGAACTCGCACGCAAACCAAAGGTTTGCCTTCGCGCTCGTACATCGCGCTCACTGAGCCTACGAAAAGCCCACTGGGCTTTTCGCTTAACGGCTCAGCGAGTTCAGCCTTTCATCTTTTTGATGACCAGAGCGCTCACGGCCTTGGCATCGGCCTGACCGTGAGTGGCACGCATAACGGCGCCGATGATGGCGCCCATCGGCTTCATGTTGCCGCTCTTGAGCTTCTCGGCCACATCCGGGTTGGCGGCAAGCGCCTCATCAATCGCCTTGTCGAGCGCACCATCGTCGGAAACGACCTGATAGTTGTGCTTCTTGACGACCTCATCAGGGGTGCCTTCGCCGTCCAGCACGCCGGTGACGGTCTGCTTGGCGAGCTTGTCGTTGAGCTTGCCTGCGGCGACGAGCTTCTCGACCTCGGCCACGTCGGCCGGGGTGATCGGCAGCTCTTCAAGCGAGACGCTGCGCTCGTTTGCGACGCGGGAGATCTCGCCAAGCCACCACTTGCGGGCGCCGGCAGCCGAGGCACCGTCCTTGACGGTCTCTTCGACCAGGTCGAGCGCGTCGGCGTTGATCAGGTCGCGCATCTGCAGATCGGTCAGGTTCCATTCCTTCTGCAGGCGGGCACGACGCTCGCGCGGCATCTCCGGCATGGTCTTGGCAATCTCGTCGATGTGCTCCTGCGTGATGTGCAGCATCACGAGGTCGGGATCGGGGAAGTAACGGTAATCGTTGGCATCGGACTTTACTCTGCCGCCAGCGGTGGTCTGCGTGGCCTCGTCCCAGTGGCGGGTCTCCTGCAGAATCTCGCCGCCCTCGTCGAGGATGGCCGCCTGACGGCGAATCTCGTACTGCAAGGTCTTCTTGATGCCACGGAACGTGTTGACGTTCTTGGTCTCCGAACGGGTGCCGAGCTCCTTAGTGCCCTTCTTGCGCAGTGAGATGTTGACGTCGGCGCGCATGTTGCCTTGCTCCATGCGGCCATGGGAAATGCCCAGGGCGCGCACGATGTCGCGGATGGCGCGCATGTAGGCGTCCGCAATCTCCGGGACGCGGTCGCCGCCGCCCTCGACAGGCTTGGTGACGATCTCGATCAGCGGGACGCCGGCACGGTTGTAATCGACCAGCGAGTGGTCCGCGCCCTCGATACGGCCGTCGGCGCCACCAACGTGGGTGTTCTTGCCGGCGTCGTCCTCGATGTGGGCGCGCTCGATCGGCACGCGGAAGGTGGTGCCATCGTCGAGCTCGACGTCGAGATAGCCGTTGCCGTTGGTCGGCTTGTCGAACTGCGAGATCTGATAGTCGCGCGGCATATCCGGGTAGAAGTAGTTCTTGCGGGCGAACTGGCTCCACTCGTGGATCTCACAGTGCAGCGCCAGACCCAGCTTGATCGCGAAGTCGACGGCGGTCTTGTTGACCACCGGCAGGCTTCCGGGCAGGCCGAGGCTCACCGGGGTGAGCTCCGTGTTCGGCTCCGCGCCGAACTCCTCGTGCGCCGGGCAGAACAGCTTGGTCTGCGTGCACAGCTCGACGTGGGTTTCCAGACCGAATACCGGGTCAAATTCCTTGACGGCATCGGAATACTTCATCAATTTTTCAGCCATGATTTGTTTCTCCTTGCCGTCCGATTACTTTGCGCTCTTGAGCCACGGGGTCTTGAGGCTCTGCCAGACCGGGCCGCCCCACTGCTCCTCCAGGGCCGCCTCAAGCGCGGCGGCGGGCTTGTACATCTGCTCGTCGTGCTTCTGCGGGGCCATGAACTGGAAGCCCACGGGCAGGCCATCGTCGGAAAGCCCGGCGGGGATGCTCATCGCGGGGGTGCCGGCCATGTTCGCCGGAATCGTGGCGATATCGCTCATGTACATCGTCAGCGGGTCGTTCATCTTCTCACCGAACTTGAACGCGGTGGTCGGGCTCGTCGGCGCGACCAGCACGTCGGCCTTCTCGAACGCCTTGTTGAAATCGTCGATGATCAGGGTGCGGACCTTCTGCGCCGAACCGTACCATGCATCGTAGTAGCCGGCGGAAAGGGCGTAGATGCCAAGGATGATACGGCGCTTGACCTCGTCGCCGAAGCCGGCCTCGCGGGTATAGGCCATCATGTTGGCGGCCGTTTGCGGCACACCTGCCGGCGGCATCACACGCAGACCGTAACGCATGCCATCGTAGCGGGCCAGGTTGGAGCTGACCTCGGACGGCATGATGATGTAGTAGGCGGCGAGCGCGTAATCGAAGTGCGGGCAATCGACCTCGACCACTTCGGCACCCATGTCTTGCAGAAGCTTGACCGCTTCATTGAAACGGGCCTCGACACCGGGCTGATAGCCATCGCCGCCGAGTTGCTTGACAAGTCCGACCTTCATACCCTTGAGGTCGCGCTTGTAGCCTTCGCGAGCAGCCTTGACGATTGGCGGAACGTCCATCGGAATGGACGTGGAATCACGCACGTCGTGGCCGCCGATGATCTCCTGCAGCAGCGCGGAATCAAGCACGTTGCGCGAGACCGGGCCGATCTGGTCGAGCGAGCTCGCCATGGCGATCGCACCGAAACGGGAAACGCCACCATAGGTGGGCTTGACGCCGACCGTGCCGGTCAGGCTGCCGGGCTGACGAATCGAACCGCCGGTATCGGTGCCGAGCGCAAGCGGGGCCTCGAATGCGGCGACCGCGGAAGCGGAACCACCGCCGGAGCCACCAGGGACACGGGAGGTGTCCCAAGGATTATGGGTCGGGCCGAACGCGGAGTGCTCCGTGGAGGAACCTTGTGCGAACTCATCAAGGTTGGTCTTGCCCAAAAGCGGCATGCCCGCGGCCTTGAGCTTGGTGATGACCGTGGCGTCGTACGGCGGGATCCAGCCTTCGAGAATCTTCGAAGCGGCGGTCGTTTCGATACCCTTGGTAACGATCATGTCCTTGATGGCGATCGGCACACCGGCGAGCTCCGGCAGGCCCTCGGTCTCGCCTGCGGCATTCTTCTTATCGAAGGCGTCGGCCTGAGCGCGCGCCTCATCGGCGGATACGTGCAGGAACGCATGGATGTCCGGTTCGGCGGCATCGATGACGTTCAGCTCGGCATCGACCAGCTCGCGGCTGGAGACTTCCTTGTTGCGAATCTTCTCCGCCATCTGTGCGGCGGTGAGCTTCACCAATTCATTTGCTTCGGCCATCAGGCTTCACCTCCGAGGATGCGCGGGGCTACGAACATACCGTTCTCCGTGGCTGGGGCTCCGGCGAGCGCGTCCTCGCGGCTCAACGGCTTTTCGGGGACGTCGGGGCGCAGATACGCCTCGAGCGGAACCGGGTTGGCAGTAGGTTCGACGTCATCGGACGCGACTTCCTGCACCTTGTTGATGGAATCGGCGATGACGTTCAACTCGCCTTGCATGCGGGTCGCTTCCTCGTCGGTGAGCGCGATCTGGGCAAGTTGGCCCAGATGCTCGACTGTATCTCTTGTGAAAGTAGGCATAGCCTCAATTGTATGAGTCATCTGTGACGTTCAGATGACGGCGTCCGGACATAAAAACCGATTCCGACGACAAATAAATCGACACTGCCATACCAACTGCCTCTAACAGGTCAATCCTGCCTCCCGACGTAGGTTTTCGAAACCCAAAACACACGCCAAGAGGCAGGAATGACCGGATAGGGGCACAACTGGCCTGTTAGAGGCACAACTTATCGATCCTAGGCAGCAGACCTGTGAACATCTCGAGGAAAGGAGTTCCCAAGCCCAACCCCTACGGCCGCTATAGTGAGCTCTCACCTGCAACCCATAAACCCTTGGCGTTCAAATCAACAGAGCCGAACATCGAAGCCAGGATTTACCTCCAGAGGCACAGCCAACGGCCACGACGGCGAACCGTTACTTCACATCGCGGCGACGCGCGATAAGCGTGCCGACAGCATAGAAAACGACGGCCCATGCAAGCATGATCAGACCGCTCTGCCACCAGCCCGGAACCGGCCAGCCCTTGGGTACCATGCCGGCCTCAAGCTCGTTGCTCTTCCCCGACAGGAACGTATTGACCAAGCTCGAGGGCATCAGCTGCGAGCACCAGTTGGCCCAAAGCATATGCTTGGAGAGGCTGGAGATGATGCCGAAAATCGTAGTGGCCATCATATAGATCACGACGAAAATGACCACACCGCCGGCCGTCGAGCGCACGATAGCGCCCAGACCGAGCGAAAATTCAGCGACCAATGTGGTTATCGCCGCACCCCCGAGAATGACAATCAGCGGTAGCCAATGCTCTTTGGCAGTCAGCGGCGTCTGCTTCGAGCCCGCAAGCATGGCTTCTACCACACCCCATGAAATGAGCAAGGTCACCAGCGAAAGCACAAAGGAGTAAATCGCCACCGCAAAGGCCTTGGCATTCATGAACATCACGCGTCGCGGGTTGACGACCAGCGACATCTGCACCGAGGACGTGGCGTATTCGCCGGTGACCACGAGAATGGCGATGACACCGATCAGGATGATGGCGACGACAAGACTCTGCGAGACGCATTCAAACAGAACCGAACGAGGAATGGGCATGGCCGTCGCCATCCACTTGCCCTTATCGTCATAATGGCTCTCCTGCTTGATGCTCCACGCAAACAGCGCGGCGAAACCGACCGTCGACAGGACTGCGATGCCTGAAAGCCACCATGTGGAGGCGATGCTGCGCAGCTTCACCAACTCGGAACGCACGCTGCCGAAAAAGCTCAGGCGGGCGCGTGCCATGCTGCGGCTTACTGTATATCGTGCGACACCGGCCTGAGAGCTGGAAGCCACATTGCCCGTCGGCACGCTCACAGGCGCCGACGCTGTTGAAGCGGGCATCGTCGGAACAGGCAACGACGGCAATGGCAACGGACCGGCCCCGGCAGTCGGATTCGGATTCGAACCAGGGTTCGGATTCGGATTCGGATTCGAGTCCGGGCCAGGGTTCGAAGGATTCATGGTATTGGTCTCGCTCATCGCGTTTGTCCTTCCCCATTAAACTGCATGTTCCCGGCGGTTGCGAAATTGCCGTCCATATTCTGCTGCACATATTCGATCGGCCGTTCGCCGGGAAGCTCCTTGGCTGTGTACTGCGCCTGGGAATGCGTGAGTGACAGGTAGGCCTCTTCGAGCGACACCTTTTCCTCGACGAGTTCGTAGGTCACCAGCTGCGCCTGCGCGAACACCTGCGCGGCGGACTTCAGGTCGGCTCCGTTGATGCGGAAGACCTCGCCTTCACGCGGGTCGGACGCTGTGCGTTGTTCAACATGTACCTGGACCTCCGGGGCACTGGCGAAAATGGCCCTGAGTTTCTGCGGCTCCGGGGTGACCACACGAATCGAATGGGCGGAGTGCTCGGCGACGAAATCGTTGACCGTGGTCGTTTCCAAGACCTTGCCCTGCCCGATGATGACCAGATTGTCGGCGGTCAGCGCGACCTCGCTCATCAAGTGTGAGCTCAGCAGCACCGCACGGCCCTGGCTGGCGTAGAACCTGCACAGTTCACGCACCCATTTCACACCTTCAGGGTCGAGGCCGTTGACCGGCTCGTCGAGCACGAGGTTGTGCGGGTCGCCCAACAGCGCCGCCGCGATGGAAAGCCGTTGGCTCATACCCAGCGAAAAGCCGCCGGTTTTGCGTTTCTTGACGCTTTCCAAGCCGGTGAAATTGATGACCTCGTTGACGCGACGCTTGGAAATGCCGTTGGTGAGCGCCAGAGAAAGCAGATGATTGTATGCGGAACGGTTCTTGTGAGCCGACTTGGCGTCGAGTACTGCGCCCACACTCGTCATCGGGGCGCGGGACTTGCGAAAGTCAGCGCCGTCGATCAACGCCTTTCCGGAATCAGGCGCGATCAGCCCCAGTGCCGCGCGCATCGTCGTTGATTTTCCCGCTCCGTTAGGACCGAGAAACCCGGTCACCTTGCCGTCAAAAGCAGTGAAACTCACACCGTCGAGCGCGGTTTTGGAGCCAAACCGCTTACTCAGATTGGTTATTTCTATCATATTCTAACCGTATCATGCGGCCAATGCGACGGTCATCGGCCTCGGTGACAATTCAGGGTACGTTCAAGATTTCAAGCAGTCAAATGCTGGGAAATCCAGCAGTGCATGGAGACCGCGGCGGCGGCACCAGCATTAATCGAGCGCACCGAGCCGAACTGGGAAATATAGACCACATCATCGGCCAGTTCCAGCGCCCGCTGAGAGAGACCAGGCCCTTCGGCTCCGAAGAGCATCAGGCAACGGTTCGGGAAACGGTAGGTTTCGATGGGAACCGCGCCGGGGATGATGTCGAGTGCGATGATACGGGAGGCCCTGGCCTCCTCGGCAATGCGGTGATAACGGGCCTTGTCCACACGGAATTCGGCCTTGGCCTCGTCCGCTTCGGCTTGCTTGATTTCCTCGGCGATTTCCTGCTTCCAGCTCGCCACCAGCTCTTCGATGGAGGGATGGTGGTCGACGTGCTGGTAGAGCTCGGTCATCAGCGCGCCCTTGCGGTTCCACTTGTGCGGGCCGACGATATGGACCTTGCGTGCAGCGAAGGCATTGGCCGTACGCACCATCGATCCGATATTGAAATCATGCGTCCAGTTTTCGACGGCCACGTCGAAACCATGACGGCCCCGCTTGTCCAGCTCAGCCTTGATGGCGGACACTGACCAATAGCGGAATCCATCGAGCACATTACGGCGGTCACCGTTGTCAAGCAGTTCCGGATCGTAGCGTTCGTCGAAATTCGGCGACTGCGGATTGTCGGGACGAGGTTCGTCTGGATGGGTCTGCGCCCACGGACCGACACCGATCTCGCGGAAAACTGGCTCGCCCGAAGCCTGGGCCGCCGCGGTTATAGGATTAGGCTCACGCACGATAATCAGTACTCCCTTCGATCATGGCCTTGACGTCGGCATCGACCATGCTCGCACTATCAATAGATTGCAAACGCCTATGCCGCACGAAATACGGTTGCTCGCTGCTCTCACGAGCGACTATAACAGCGGTCATGCGGGTTGGCTCATCCATATCAATCGGTCTTTTCTGCTTCAGTCGCGCCACCACGCAACCCGTCCTCGTCGAAAACCGTTACAAAAGGCAGATTGCGTTGCTCGCCGGAAACGGGATTAATGACTTTGATGCCGCCAGCGTCGGCATCGCCACTGACCCCGCCGATCAATGAAGCGATGGCAACGACTTCTGCGCCTTCATGCTCCACAACGCTGAAATCAAGACTCAGCTCATTGCCGTTGCGCAAGGTGACCAGCGACGAAGTCTGTACATACGACTTTTCGGAAAGCCACGAATCGAGCAAGACCACGCGCCTGCCTGAAATAGAAGGGCCTTTGATCGACGGATAGACAAAATCCATCACGAAACCGTTAAGCTCACGTCCGCGCTCATGAGCGGCGTGCATCACCGCAGTCACCATCGGCACGGCGGCAGCGGTCAACGCGCCGACCGCATCAAAGTCACCAAGAGCGAAACCGCGCTGCTCCAACGCGTCGAGCAAAGCGTCACCAATAAGCTCGAAGCCGTGCGCATCAAGACTCACTGCAAACAGCTCGTTGAACGGCTTATCGGCCATCGCCGCACGCAACAGCTCACCAAGCTCGCCACTTCGATCGGCTCTTTTACCCTTGGCACTCATTGGCTCTCCTACTCTTTGTATCAGTCCGACCCATATTATGGCCTGCTTGCCAGACGCCGACCACCGACGTCATGAAGAATCACGATTCTTCGCGCAGCCACAGCGCTATGGTCTTATTCACCGGACGATTGTTCCTGCTCTTTCGACTCAAGGTCCAACTCGGGAGCCGTAAGCTCATGGACGTCAGTTTTCTCGGAATCGGCCATCTCGACCGGCTCGATAACCTTGCTCGAATCAATCTTCTGCATTTTACGCGCGGTGACCAACACACGCGACTCCAACGACGAAGCGAAAGCATTGTATGCCGAAACCGTACGGGTAATGGAATGGCCAAGCTTGTTGGCTTTGTCGCCAAGAACCGCAAAACGTTCATACAGCTCACGCGAAAGATCGAAAAGCATCTTGGCGTCATCGGTAAGGCTCTGCTGTTGCCACGCGAAAGCGACCGATTTCAGCACCGTCCACAAGGTGACCGGCGAAGTCAACGCAACCTTACGCGCGAATGCATCGTCCATCAACGTCGGGTCGACCTTCAAAGCCGCCTCAAGCAAGGCATCGTTGGGAATGAAAGCGATAACAAAATCGGGAGTGGTCTCGAAAGCATTCCAATAGGCCTTGTCGCCCAAGGTCTTGACATGCTCGCGCAACGCTTTGGCGTGGGCCCGCAGCAACTCATCACGACGTTTGAGCTCGTCAACAGAAGCCGTATCGGGAATCTCGCAGGCACGCTGGTAATCGGAATACGGTGCCTTGGCATCGATGGGAATCGTCTTGCCGCCGGGAAGATAAACCACCATGTCCGGCCGCTGTATGCGACCTTCCGGATCGGCCACGACCACCTGCGTATCAAAATCGACATGCTCCAGAAGCCCTGCGGATTCCACGATGTTGCGCAGCTGCGCCTCACCCCATGCGCCACGCACCTTGTTGTTGCGCAACGCGGCCGAAAGCGAACTGGTCTCCTTGTCCAAGCGGGTCTGTTGGTCGTTCAGCCCCTTGAGCTGCTGGCCCAAGGCACCCATCTCGTGCTTGCGGCCTTCTTCAATCTGGGTGACCTTCTGCTGCAGGGCATCAAGGTTTTTCTGCACAGGAGCGAGCGCGGAAAGCACCTTGCTCTGCTCCGCCATCGCCTTGGCCTGCTCGGCCTGTTTGCGTTCGGCTTCCCTCCGCTCCTGCTCCTGCTGTCGTTGCACACGAAGCTGCTCGGCCTGCTGGGCCTGCGCCAATTGCGATTTGACGAACGCCAGCTGCTGATTCAACCCATCGCACTGCGTTCGATATTGCGCGGCCTGCGTGGTAAGCTCACCTACCTGTCGCCGAAGCTGGTCGTTTTGCGCCTGCGTCTCTTCGGCACCGGTGTCTTTGACGGTTCTCGCGGTCTCCTGCCCTTTGGATTTGCCCAGCACAAATCCGGCCACCAGCCCCAGCGCCGCTGCGAGGATGACCATTACGATTGCCACTACAGGATTTTCGAACATATGTTCTATTACACAGGATGCCATGGACGAAGCCGAGAACCATACGACTGTGCGTATATCTCGTGTCAATCAACGTCCCAGTGTAGCCACCGGTGCGATTTGCTGGGATGATGAAAGGGTAATCAAGGAGGCACCATGGAATTCGACTTATTTATGGGCGGCTTGGCAGTAGTGCTTGCCGCGCTGGCGACGTGGCTCATCCTCCTCTTTTTCCGCTCTCCCGCTTCCGCTCAGTCCTCAGTCGAAACGGCTCTCCATGGGCTTAGAAATCTCGACGCCCCCACTGCCGATATCGACGCTCAGGGACAGTCCAATCGAACTACAGCCCAGATTCCGTATGTCTCACGTCTGCTGACGCTCTCGCTGCTCCTTACGGCCATCGTATGCATCCTCTCACTGCTAAGCCGTTTCAGCGATGCTCCGATTCCCAGCTGGCTGACCAACCCATGGGTACAGGCCATTCTGAGCACACCGGCGATGTTTTATTGTGGTTCACCGATCCATCGAGAGGGCTGGCACGCATTGAAACTGCGCATGCCCGACGTCAATTCACTGATCTCGTTGGGAGCCACCGGCGCTTACATTTACAGCCTGGCCATCTGCGTGGCCGGCAATCAGTTCCCCGAAGGTTCCCGCCACGCCTATTTCGGTTCCGTCAATATCATTGTCGCCCTGGCGCTGAGCATCGAACTGCTGGAACTTTTCATCCTGCGCGACGCCGAACGTTTCCAAGATTCCGCCGCACCAGCGGCAGCCTCCACGCCGAAAACGCCGAACGATTCCATAACCGATCACGCATTTGCCACACTCATCGCCGCAGTGAGGAGGCTTGCCCGTTTCTCCCGCGTCTTCACGATT
The window above is part of the Bifidobacterium sp. ESL0704 genome. Proteins encoded here:
- the rmuC gene encoding DNA recombination protein RmuC is translated as MFENPVVAIVMVILAAALGLVAGFVLGKSKGQETARTVKDTGAEETQAQNDQLRRQVGELTTQAAQYRTQCDGLNQQLAFVKSQLAQAQQAEQLRVQRQQEQERREAERKQAEQAKAMAEQSKVLSALAPVQKNLDALQQKVTQIEEGRKHEMGALGQQLKGLNDQQTRLDKETSSLSAALRNNKVRGAWGEAQLRNIVESAGLLEHVDFDTQVVVADPEGRIQRPDMVVYLPGGKTIPIDAKAPYSDYQRACEIPDTASVDELKRRDELLRAHAKALREHVKTLGDKAYWNAFETTPDFVIAFIPNDALLEAALKVDPTLMDDAFARKVALTSPVTLWTVLKSVAFAWQQQSLTDDAKMLFDLSRELYERFAVLGDKANKLGHSITRTVSAYNAFASSLESRVLVTARKMQKIDSSKVIEPVEMADSEKTDVHELTAPELDLESKEQEQSSGE
- the gatA gene encoding Asp-tRNA(Asn)/Glu-tRNA(Gln) amidotransferase subunit GatA, whose translation is MAEANELVKLTAAQMAEKIRNKEVSSRELVDAELNVIDAAEPDIHAFLHVSADEARAQADAFDKKNAAGETEGLPELAGVPIAIKDMIVTKGIETTAASKILEGWIPPYDATVITKLKAAGMPLLGKTNLDEFAQGSSTEHSAFGPTHNPWDTSRVPGGSGGGSASAVAAFEAPLALGTDTGGSIRQPGSLTGTVGVKPTYGGVSRFGAIAMASSLDQIGPVSRNVLDSALLQEIIGGHDVRDSTSIPMDVPPIVKAAREGYKRDLKGMKVGLVKQLGGDGYQPGVEARFNEAVKLLQDMGAEVVEVDCPHFDYALAAYYIIMPSEVSSNLARYDGMRYGLRVMPPAGVPQTAANMMAYTREAGFGDEVKRRIILGIYALSAGYYDAWYGSAQKVRTLIIDDFNKAFEKADVLVAPTSPTTAFKFGEKMNDPLTMYMSDIATIPANMAGTPAMSIPAGLSDDGLPVGFQFMAPQKHDEQMYKPAAALEAALEEQWGGPVWQSLKTPWLKSAK
- the gatB gene encoding Asp-tRNA(Asn)/Glu-tRNA(Gln) amidotransferase subunit GatB, which gives rise to MAEKLMKYSDAVKEFDPVFGLETHVELCTQTKLFCPAHEEFGAEPNTELTPVSLGLPGSLPVVNKTAVDFAIKLGLALHCEIHEWSQFARKNYFYPDMPRDYQISQFDKPTNGNGYLDVELDDGTTFRVPIERAHIEDDAGKNTHVGGADGRIEGADHSLVDYNRAGVPLIEIVTKPVEGGGDRVPEIADAYMRAIRDIVRALGISHGRMEQGNMRADVNISLRKKGTKELGTRSETKNVNTFRGIKKTLQYEIRRQAAILDEGGEILQETRHWDEATQTTAGGRVKSDANDYRYFPDPDLVMLHITQEHIDEIAKTMPEMPRERRARLQKEWNLTDLQMRDLINADALDLVEETVKDGASAAGARKWWLGEISRVANERSVSLEELPITPADVAEVEKLVAAGKLNDKLAKQTVTGVLDGEGTPDEVVKKHNYQVVSDDGALDKAIDEALAANPDVAEKLKSGNMKPMGAIIGAVMRATHGQADAKAVSALVIKKMKG
- the gatC gene encoding Asp-tRNA(Asn)/Glu-tRNA(Gln) amidotransferase subunit GatC, with amino-acid sequence MPTFTRDTVEHLGQLAQIALTDEEATRMQGELNVIADSINKVQEVASDDVEPTANPVPLEAYLRPDVPEKPLSREDALAGAPATENGMFVAPRILGGEA
- a CDS encoding ATP-binding cassette domain-containing protein; protein product: MIEITNLSKRFGSKTALDGVSFTAFDGKVTGFLGPNGAGKSTTMRAALGLIAPDSGKALIDGADFRKSRAPMTSVGAVLDAKSAHKNRSAYNHLLSLALTNGISKRRVNEVINFTGLESVKKRKTGGFSLGMSQRLSIAAALLGDPHNLVLDEPVNGLDPEGVKWVRELCRFYASQGRAVLLSSHLMSEVALTADNLVIIGQGKVLETTTVNDFVAEHSAHSIRVVTPEPQKLRAIFASAPEVQVHVEQRTASDPREGEVFRINGADLKSAAQVFAQAQLVTYELVEEKVSLEEAYLSLTHSQAQYTAKELPGERPIEYVQQNMDGNFATAGNMQFNGEGQTR
- a CDS encoding TrmH family RNA methyltransferase, with amino-acid sequence MREPNPITAAAQASGEPVFREIGVGPWAQTHPDEPRPDNPQSPNFDERYDPELLDNGDRRNVLDGFRYWSVSAIKAELDKRGRHGFDVAVENWTHDFNIGSMVRTANAFAARKVHIVGPHKWNRKGALMTELYQHVDHHPSIEELVASWKQEIAEEIKQAEADEAKAEFRVDKARYHRIAEEARASRIIALDIIPGAVPIETYRFPNRCLMLFGAEGPGLSQRALELADDVVYISQFGSVRSINAGAAAAVSMHCWISQHLTA
- a CDS encoding orotate phosphoribosyltransferase, with protein sequence MSAKGKRADRSGELGELLRAAMADKPFNELFAVSLDAHGFELIGDALLDALEQRGFALGDFDAVGALTAAAVPMVTAVMHAAHERGRELNGFVMDFVYPSIKGPSISGRRVVLLDSWLSEKSYVQTSSLVTLRNGNELSLDFSVVEHEGAEVVAIASLIGGVSGDADAGGIKVINPVSGEQRNLPFVTVFDEDGLRGGATEAEKTD